The Burkholderiales bacterium genomic sequence TGAATGCCGTTTGCAACATGGCGCGGCCGCAGGGCCGCGCCGCCTTCTCACTCGATGATTTTCGACACCACGCCGGCGCCCACCGTCCGCCCACCCTCGCGGATGGCAAAACGCAAACCCTCT encodes the following:
- a CDS encoding elongation factor Tu, with the protein product EGLRFAIREGGRTVGAGVVSKIIE